The sequence below is a genomic window from Uranotaenia lowii strain MFRU-FL chromosome 2, ASM2978415v1, whole genome shotgun sequence.
GGTCAGAGCATCCTTTACGACTGGGATGTTTCCAGCGTTCTGGACTCCCGAGTTCAGTTCTCCGAGCATGCTGGTGAGGCTTCCAAATGAGGCGAGCAGGTCGTTCTGCATCATGGCGTCCAGAGGGCATGGTTTCGCGGTATCTCTCTGAGCAATGGCAATGAAGGCATCGGCGTCAGCGGAAATTTGAGCCAATACGCTCTTAATTGCTGGATTTTGGACGTTTGCAGCCAGAACGGTATTTCTTAAAGTTTGTCCAGCGGCCGCCAGATCATTGACAGCTGCCTGCATTTGGGTGCTGGCGGATGCGGCctagaaaaaattaagaaatgatgaattattttgaaaaaacagtaGTAAAATTTCAATAGCTTACCACCACGAGGCATAGAACAACACACACGAAGGACTTCATTTTGAGGAAACCGAAGGAGCTTCTTGGAGGAACGACTCGAGACGAATGTATCGATTCTCAATTTTTGTGTGACTTTTATAGCGAACGAATTTAACAAAATGGAACATAAAAGGAGCTTCCAATGAACAACTGACACATACTAGTATGCGAACTGTATTCCAATATTTATtcagatggacaaaatattttgtcaaaatttcgtACATCCGTTTCGAAACAATAGTTCGTTTTGTCCTATGTACAGAAAGTGTGACTACGTGACAGGAGTGAGTAACGTATTAGACGGTTTCTTTTAACTCAGAGAGACGCCTTAAACAAGGGTCCTCATTTGAAAGCTTGTTacttacgttttttttaaactaatttggaAAATTGCAGGTGCGCACTGTAAACCGTAATACAGGATAATTGTATTCGTTTTATTTGCCGGACTGCACCTGTCATTATCGTAATGAGCATCTGATATGCAACAGTTTGTAGAAAGATGACGAAAAGATGTCGGAACTACAAAACCTattaaatttcatcataataaaTCATCATCATAAAATAACAATTATCAAAACACGTGCACCAAGTTTAAAGTCTACTCATCTCCTTCAATGCCAACcgtaaaaaattgattgataatTATAACTTACGCGTTCTCAAAATTACTACAAGAGAAGATGAAAAACTGCCACAAAAGATTAGGTTTTGTTATAATGAATTCATGAAtagaaaatgataaatttctCAGTGAAACTGCCTATTAATGTAATGtgtacatgtgcaaatttttgtgaggTTTTGTCGAGttatttttgagatagcgtccaatgaagaagtaTTTCAACTTTAATTCTTGGGCACTACGTTGCGCTATATAGATTATAGAACCACCCTTTATTTTCgaatcaaggttatttttgatgatGTTTCTGTTTCTTGGAGCTTGactctcaaaaaaaattttaaattttatcgaagTTATGAGAAATTTAGCTGACTACCCTccttcggcaaaaaatcatcatACACTGAAAAAGAAACAAGTTTGACTATTCGCGGCCTCACCCAAACTTAAGCTCTTTAAAGAGAACTCAACCCTCaaatctgataccgcaataaaatggaaa
It includes:
- the LOC129741763 gene encoding uncharacterized protein LOC129741763; translation: MKSFVCVVLCLVVAASASTQMQAAVNDLAAAGQTLRNTVLAANVQNPAIKSVLAQISADADAFIAIAQRDTAKPCPLDAMMQNDLLASFGSLTSMLGELNSGVQNAGNIPVVKDALTRFIMNGNPVLNNIQNVLASIPDGSAAEAVDAIRKVQSDLASLQVAAQL